One part of the Alligator mississippiensis isolate rAllMis1 chromosome 3, rAllMis1, whole genome shotgun sequence genome encodes these proteins:
- the LOC106737704 gene encoding uncharacterized protein LOC106737704 isoform X1 codes for MLTLVYGSHEAKPALMSHVQLSVLHVFNLSGFVMCSVAVYPRLGGRDTLFNIFSSDLDEGVESTLSKFADDTNMWGKVDTLEVRERLQLDLDRLQKWADENRMGFNVDKRRVLHLGRRNPHPMYRRGSSPLESTEAERDLGVIIDSRMNMSRQCQTAASKASQTLSCIQRCISSWCREVKPPSMRLWSGHSWSTASSTGRRTSGGMWPAWRGCRGGHPLGERQQGKPYEERLRDLTLFSLSKRRLRGDLVTAYKLIRGDQQDIGRALFSPAPPGVMRNNGHMLMENSFRLEIRRQYFTVRVAKIWNQLPKMPLH; via the coding sequence ATGCTTACTTTGGTGTATGGAAGTCATGAAGCGAAACCAGCATTAATGAGTCATGTCCAGCTCAGCGTCTTGCATGTGTTTAATTTATCAGGGTTTGTGATGTGTTCTGTGGCTGTTTATCCCAGGCTGGGAGGTAGGgacacactgtttaacatcttcagcagcgacttggacgagggggtggaaagcacgctgtccaagtttgctgatgacactaatatgtggggcaaggtggacacacttgaagtgagagagagactgcagctagatctagacagactacaaaagtgggcagacgagaataggatggggttcaacgtagacaaacgcagggtgctgcaccttgggagaaggaatccacacccTATGTACAGGCGGGGGagctcccctcttgaaagcacagaggcggaaagggatcttggagtcattattgactccaggatgaacatgagccgccaatgccagaccgcagccagcaaggccagccagaccttgtcatgcatccaaaggtgcatctcaagctggtgcAGAGAGGTGAAacccccctctatgcgactttggtcaggccacagttggagtaccgcatccagtactgggcgccgcacttcaggagggatgtggccagcatggagagggtgcagaggaggccacccgcttggtgagaggcagcagggcaagccctatgaggagagactgagggacctgaccctgttcagcctcagcaagaggaggctgaggggggacctggtgactgcctacaagctcatcaggggggatcaacaggatataggcagagcccttttctccccagcaccacctggcgtgatgaggaacaatggtcatatgTTGATGGAGAATagttttaggttggagatcagaaggcaatattttacagttagggtggccaaaatctggaaccaacttcctaaaatgcctctacactaa